Proteins co-encoded in one Arachis hypogaea cultivar Tifrunner chromosome 13, arahy.Tifrunner.gnm2.J5K5, whole genome shotgun sequence genomic window:
- the LOC112733310 gene encoding probable trehalose-phosphate phosphatase J — protein sequence MLTMTQQNVVVPAEETKRAQKPPAIPGAYIPIPRRTVLKTLEINAWLDSMRASSPTHLKSTPSLAQDHSSSWILNHPSALDMFQQIIHASKGKQIVMFLDYDGTLSPIVDDPDRAFMSDSMRKTVRKLATCFPTAIVTGRCRDKVYNFVRLAELYYAGSHGMDIKGPTKTSKYNKDTKSEAVLFQPAAEFLPLIDEVYQQLVEKTKSTPGARVENNKFCVSVHFRCVDEKKWSELAQQVRSVLKKYRKLRLSQGRKVLEIRPTIKWDKGKALDFLLESLGFANCSDVFPVYIGDDRTDEDAFKKLRDRGQGLGILVSKFPKDTNAAYSLQEPNEVMDFLQRLVEWKKESLQASSRV from the exons atgctCACTATGACGCAACAGAATGTGGTTGTGCCCGCCGAGGAGACTAAAAGGGCGCAAAAGCCACCGGCTATACCGGGAGCCTACATTCCCATTCCCAGGAGGACTGTCTTGAAGACCCTTGAAATCAATGCTTGGCTTGACTCCATGAGAGCTTCTTCTCCCACTCATCTCAAATCCACTCCTTCTCTCGCTCAAGACCACTCCTCTTCTTGGATT CTTAACCACCCATCGGCACTAGACATGTTTCAACAAATCATACATGCATCAAAGGGAAAGCAAATAGTCATGTTTCTCGACTATGATGGCACCTTGTCACCCATAGTCGATGACCCCGATCGTGCTTTCATGTCCGATTCA atgAGAAAGACTGTGAGGAAGCTTGCAACGTGTTTTCCTACTGCTATAGTTACGGGCAGATGCAGAGACAAG GTATATAACTTTGTTCGGTTGGCGGAACTATATTATGCTGGAAGCCATGGCATGGATATAAAAGGCCCAACAAAGACCTCCAAATATAACAAA GACACCAAGTCAGAGGCAGTTCTTTTTCAACCTGCCGCTGAATTTCTTCCTCTCATAGATGAG GTGTACCAACAGTTGGTTGAGAAAACGAAATCAACTCCTGGTGCCCGGGTGGAGAACAacaaattttgtgtctctgttcaTTTTCGTTGTGTTGACGAGAAG AAATGGAGTGAACTGGCGCAACAAGTAAGATCAGTGTTAAAGAAGTACCGGAAGCTTCGTCTTAGCCAAGGGAGGAAG GTATTGGAGATTCGTCCTACTATTAAATGGGACAAAGGGAAGGCCCTCGATTTTTTGTTAGAGTCTCTTG GATTTGCCAACTGTAGTGATGTATTTCCTGTTTATATTGGAGATGATAGAACCGATGAAGACGCATTCAAG AAATTGAGAGACAGAGGACAAGGTCTTGGAATTCTTGTCTCGAAATTTCCGAAAGACACTAATGCAGCATACTCTTTACAAGAACCTAATGAG GTTATGGACTTTCTTCAACGTTTGGTGGAGTGGAAGAAAGAATCCCTGCAAGCATCTTCTAGGGTGTAA